catttccaggggcagttgtggactctgaccacaatctgttggttatgaactgtagattaaaactgaagaaattgcaaaaaggtggcgatttaaagagatgggacctggataaactgactaaaccaccagttgtacagagtttcagggagagcataagagaacaactgtcacgaattggggaaagaaatacagtagaagaagaatgggtagctctgagggatgaagtagtgaaggcagcagaggatcaagtaggtaaaaaaacgagggctagtagaaatcctagggtaacagaagatatattgaatttaattgatgaaaagagaaaatataaaaatgcagtaaatgaagcaggcaaaagggaatacaaatgtctcaaaaatgagatcgacaggaagtccaaaatggctaagcggggatggctagaggacaaaagtaaggatgcagaggcttatctcactaggcataagatagatactgcctacaggaaaattaaagagacctttggagataagagaaccacttgcatgaacatcaagagctcagatggaaacccagttctaagcaaagaagggaaagcagaaagatggaaggattatatagaggatctatacaaggacgatgtacttgaggacaatattatggaaatggaagaggatgtagatgaagatgaaatgggagatatgatactgcgtgaagagtttgacagagcactgaaggacctgagtcgaaacaaggaccccggagtagacaacattccattagaactactgacagccttgggagagccagttctgacaaaactctaccatctggtgagcaagatgtatgagacagatgaaataccctcagacttcaagaagaatataataattccaatcccaaagaaagcaggtgttgacagatgtgaaaattaccgaactatcagtttaataagtcacggctgcaaagtactaacgcgaattctttacagacgaatggaaaaactgacagaagccgacctcggggaagatcagtttggattccgtagaaatgttggaacacgtgaggcaatactgaccctacgacttatcttagacgaaagattaaggaaagacaaacctacgtttctagtatttgtagacttagagaaagcttttgacaatattgattggaacactctctttcaaattctgaaggtggcagcggtaaaatacagggagtgaaaagctatttaaaatttttacagaaaccagatggcagttataagagttgagggacatgaaagggaagcagtgattgggaagggagtgagacagggttgtagctctccccgatgttattcaatatgtttaTTGAgcaaggaaaagttcggagtaggcattaaaatccacggagaagaaacaaaaactttggggttcgccgatgacattgtaattctgtctacatctacatctacatctatactccgcgagccaccttacggtgtgtggcggagggtacttattgtaccactatctgatccccccttccctgttccattcacgaattgtgcgtgggaagaacgactgcttgtaagtctccgtatttgctctaatttctcggatcttttcgttgtgatcattacgtgaaatatatgtgggcggtagtaatatgttgcccatctcttcccggaatgtgctctctcgtaatttcgataataaacctctccgtattgcgtaacgcctttcttgaagtgtccgccactggagcttgttcagcatctccgtaacgctctcgtgctgactaaatgtccccatgacgaatcgcgctgctcttcgctggatcatgtctatctcttctattaatccaacctggtaagggtcccatactgatgatcattccacttcagatcgctccggatagtaactcctaagtattttacggtcgttaccgcttccaatgatttaccacctatggcataatcgtactggaatggatttctgcccctatgtatgcgcattatattacatttatctacgtttagggaaagctgccagctgtcgcaccatgcattaatcctctgcaggtcctcctggagtacgtacgagtcttctgatgttgctactttcttgtagacaaccgtgtcatctgcaaatagcctcacggagctaccgatgttgtcaactaagtcatttatgtatattgtaaacaataaaggtcctatcacgcttccctgcggtactcccgaaattacctctacatctgcagattttgaaccgttaagaatgacatgttgtgttctttcttctaggaaatcctgaatccaatcacaaacctggtccgatattccgtaagctcgtatttttttcactaaacgtaagtgcggaaccgtatcaaatgccttcctgaagtccaggaatacggcatcaatctgctcgccagtgtctacggcactgtgaatttcttggacaaatagggcgagctgagtttcacatgatctctgtttgcggaatccatgttggttatgatgaaggagatttgtattatctaagaacgtcataatacgagaacacaaaacatgttccattattctacaacagattgacgtaagcgaaataggcctataattattcgcatctgatttatgacccttcttgaaaatgggaacgacctgcgctttcttccagtcgctaggtactttacgttcttccagcgatctacgataaattgctgatagaaagggggcaagttctttagcataatcactgtagaatcttaagggtatctcgtctggtccggatgcttttccgctactaagtgatagcagttgtttttcaattccgatatcgtttatttcaatattttccattttggcgtccgtacgacggctgaagtcagggaccgtgttacgattttccgcagtgaaacagtttcggaacactgaattcagtatttctgcctttcttcggtcgtcctctgtttcgttgccatcgtggtcaacgagtgactgaataggggatttagatccgcttaccgattttacatatgaccaaaactttttagggttcttgtttaaattgtttgccaatgttttatgttcgaattcgttgaatgcttctctcattgctctctttacgctctttttcgcttcgttcagcttttccttatcagctatgattcgactactcttaaacctatgatgaagctttctttgtttccgtagtacctttcgtacatgattgtcagagacagcaaaggacttggaagagcagttgaacggaatggacagtgtcttcaaaggaggatataagatgaacatcaacaaaagcaaaacgaggataatggaatgtagtcgaattaagtcgggtgatgctgagggaattagattagcaaatgagacacttaaagtagtaaagttttgctatttggggagcaaaataactgatgatagtcgaaatggacgggatataaaatgtagactggcaatggcaggaaaagcgtttttgaagaagagaaatttgttaacatcgagtatagatttaagtgtcaggaagtcgtttctgaaagtatttgtatggagtgtagccacgtatggaagtgaaacgtggacgataaatagtttggacaagaagagaatagaagctttcgaaatgtggtgctacagaagaatgctgaagattagatgggtagatcacataactaatgaggaggtattgaatagaattggggagaagaggagcctgtggcacaacttaactaggagggatcggttgataggacgtgttctgagacatcgagggatcaccaatttagtactggagggcagcgtggagggtaaaaatcgtagagggagaccaagagatgaatacactaagcagattcagaaggatgtgggctgcagtaggtactgggagatgaagaagcttgcacaggatagtgtagcatggagagctgcatcaaaccagtctcagaactgaagaccacaacaacaacaacatattacccATAATTGACACAATTCATATTTAATTGTTTAGATGTAATCGATCGACTGAATACTGAGTAACCAACTAGAGAGAGAAACGTGCAGTCTAGCATTACCTTGAAGAACTGTGGTTCACGACTTCCGCCAAACAGCAAAATTGTATGCTACGTCGCTAACACAGCAGTGACTTTTTGGCTTTGACAATATCTGTCTGAGTTGAAATCAATTAAAATCTTTTACATTGCACTATTCCCATTTGTTGCTTACGTTGAACTAAAATCCAAAATTTGAAAGACAACTTCACACACTTTAGACATTCGCACTCAAAGTTGTTGCCGATCAATATCGTATTGAACCGTAGTTCATTTGTTTTCCCAGTCTTTCCTCATAATCGTGGACTTGTTTAGACTTTCGTTCATCTGCAGTTCGTTGTCACTTCATTCGAAATTGATGGATTCGGTACAGTTAGTGTAACTTTTTTTCCTATGGAACTGCAGACGACGTAGCAGTTGTAAGTGTTTATTAGACTTGAGTTGCTAGGAACATTCCTGTTTTGGTCAGGGCTTTTcatattacatatttttaaataacagAGCATTAAAATACCTCTAATTGGTTAACGCGTTCATTTGTCTTGAAGCGATAAAATGATCATCTGTCCTGCCGTGTCGCCTCTTCTCGGGATATCGCTTAAAACGGTAGccagaagatggggggggggggggatgggcaaACCGGAGTATCTGCCccaggcggcaatttcagggggtgccaaattcgtattcttgaaataaaaaaaaaaaaaaaattgtttcacaaagcgcctagcatccagcgcaagtTGGTCTATTGAtttctcatatgattttgaaacgcacccctgttggtttttgaacatttttcagtacattctaacatgatttctgaacgaatcgtaagttgatttcgAATGCTGCCAGGGGAATCCCAGTCGCATCTAGAAATTTAAAATTCATTCCCGCATCCCACAGACAAAGGGGGGCTGGGCTATGCGGtgtgagccgaataaacccgaacgggtgaatgcctaATCGctctttatgtggttgattgggtttgcgaatgatcagcattgttatgattactagcgaaatccgtagattcagactaTCAGTGCGaaagtaaacaactaacaggaactacaggtaagaaagattacatattatcttctcggtgtagccaagaaaatgaaattttgacagaaaatttttgccagatcgttaCACTACTAAGGACAAGTTGTTCAATCTCTTGTCATCATCCGCTTAAAGTTCTGTTCTATAATTAACCGGAGAACAAGTTTTGACAATGACACGAATAGTTATAGAATTAGTCAAGGCCGAGATTGTTTGTCAGAACGAGGAATGAGAAGAATCGAGTACAtctcacaaattatatggaagaatatgacaattccaaatttatataaaaaatttcgtACCaccacttttcgatctcatgcttgagaaactggagcatatgaattaaatgtgaaactatttccagacataaaactttttgcttgtagtgggAATAATAGGCATTTGACACTGGTACTACGTGAATTATATTCTCTCATGTTATTTACGTAATTGAGAaacataaaaatgaacatgtgtgTAAAAACAGACTCCCTTATCTGGTGCATATTACAATTTGTATAATACTAGAAAtgcctatttcgttttatttagcaTGCAGCGACGTATCAAATCGAGAAAGCACACAATTCTTGAGTAATATTCATatgaacagctttttcagtattagacaacgatatattttaatttttcatttagcaaaacgtttgacgaaccttgatgaggtaatagatcctttcgcagaaaggaaagcacgccgtgagAGCTGTTATAAGATTGGAGAGAAAGTAACGCTGGggcctaaggactgaagaaatgtgtactacttagattgtctcttgtctttacggctttgtgtttcctatatttaattttatgtcacacaaaagagagagtcattaactaataggcaataaacagtgcagattttctgaagagttcttattctcccggtcacaaatgaTCCCACTCACTACTAATTGTGAGTTTATCTTTATTTTAAGAGGGATAGGATGTCAAACCGGTcgcgataggggggggggggggggggggacagtagaTAGTAAGCAACGGGATGTGATTTAGTATCACTTACTTGCTTCTGTATATTCCATATCACCAGGGCTCGGCAGTTTTAATAATGCGACGCACTATGTAAAGAACGAATATCGCTTAGTGTGAAATACTGATCCAGTGTATACCAGGTTACAGTTGGCTTTTCTAATAAGTGTGATCTCTGAGAAGCCAAAGCCACTACCAGGAACTCTGCAGTGGGAAGGTTGGTGATAGCACGCGTTAAAATGTACCGCGCAAGCTGTAAGGCTCTTCTGGTTGTAGCGTATTGCTGGTAAGCGGCTGGCCAGATCGATTAGTAGAGCCCCAGGAGGGGGAATCCAGCAGACAAAACTTACCTCGCTACAGCAAGAGAATGAAGAGAGGAGCAGAGTGATGGAAACATAGCTGCCTCTTCTGCCTGTGTCCAGCTGCTACCGTTTGAACACATGAATGGCTGGGCGGCAACAAAGTGCAACCATTGTAACGTCTTACCAGTCCAGTATCTTTCTACCACTTCCTACTTCTGGTTAAATGACTGTTGACCCACCTAGTTGCATTATTTTGTACTAATAGTAACAGTTTTATTACCTCTGATGTTTTTGTTTTGTACTTCCGTTGTCTTTTCATTTCCTTAAAAGATCTTAGGCTTATTATTCTTTAGTTAGACAAATTATGTTGATATTTCGGAGTACACATGCAATGCTGATTTAAcactttgtttttcctacttattaaAGTCTTATCTCCTCCTGGCGGGGCTAAAGTTACCCATGGTATTAGATGGAGAAAAAATACTATGATTTCAAGACTGGTCTAGTGTTAACCTGAATGACAGTGTGACTTTGCACTAGTACTAAAATTGAAATATTACTCAAATCATGATtaatataaattttcaaatttccaggCACTCAGTAACTATAGATGTAAAATTGTTAAAATGTCATGCGTCCGTATTTTTATTTAAGAAGTGGACGAAACATACAAAGCTCTGTTTTTTCACTGTAGCTTGCAATATTTCTGGGTAACGCTTCTATTGGACCATAAAAACTCAAGTATCTTTTATACAAGTCGtttcataatttctttcacaaTATCTGAGGCTCTAATTAATCTAAATGAAATAGTAGGCCTAGCTTTATAAAAGCCTTACCAGTGAACTCTGACAATTTAATACGGACCCAAATACTTATTGGGGTAACAAATACCTGTTCTCCATTGGGATATTGGTTGGAAAGAATCACACTACCTTTGAAAAACTACGTGTATCTTTTACAGTTACCTGACTTCAAAGTAGCGCTACTTCGTTTTTATGACTTTTTTGCAAGGAACCACATCACTTTACAAAGCAACCTCTAAGCATTTACACTAATTAACCCTGTGTATTACTGTAGGATAACAACAATCCAACGACaagagcaacatttaattatttacCGTTCCAAAGTAAAGTGTAAATTATGTTCACATGACTTAGCAACCCTGTTATTTACATTGTTTGCATCTGGACTAACTACAGTTTTAGTTTAATCGTTTTGTACTTTTTAACTCTAACATCAGAACCAAGGCACAAACAATTGTAAAGTTTTTCCAACCAGCCTACACAATGCGTGTTTCAATAGATACCCGTCATAGTTACTAGTACAGTCAAATGCATTAAGCTAAGTCTTTGTTGAGGAACTACGCTTTGTTATATGCGTTGATGCCTCTCTTCAAACATATGAACTCTCATTCCCAGAATATAGTCAAAGAATCATCTTACCTGCAATGACAGTGTCAACTAAAAAAAAGCTGGTCCATGATTTGCATCCCCGAGTTTGCAGGCAGccgcctccaatttttttttgatAATTCAGCCAAAAACAATCTGCCTCCGTACTTTTCAGTAAAGTAACCACTATCAAATTTGAAATTACATCTGGCTTACAAACATAGCCTACCAAATAACTGCAGTAGCAACACATCCATTTATCACTAATAAAACATATCAGTGTGCACAGAATTTAAATTGCTTTACACAAGAAACAGTGATAAAATATCGTTAATTTACAAACTTTTCAATGACATGATCGTTTAATCAACGCATGTTACCACCAATCACATCCTTTCAGCGTCACAGTATTACTTCCGATAAAATTTCATCTTCTTTTTGAAATAAAGTTAGAAAATAGGTTGCAAAGGAAGTGGACGTGGGTAATAGAGTAGTAACAACTTTTTTCAATTcgattttattacaaaatatactCTTTACAACTCTTAAAACAGagtcataacttttttttttacacaatttacaattttaaacgaccatataaaatatatacaaaagggAATATCCTGCAGCAATAAACTCAAAGCAAGCTGtacaaagattacgaaaatggttcGTCAAAATTTTGACTATGGCCCCAGGGGCATCAAATGCAGCAAGAATTATTGGAACAACTGTCAATTATGTGCAAAGAGCAGAAAAAATACTGATAATTACACAAGAAATATAAGTTCACACTGCTGCAAAATCAGTGGTACGGGCTCAGAATAACGTAATGCCACTATCAAGAAAAAACAGCCGCTTTCATGTCAATGAACCATACTCTTGGTACTTACATAAAACGAAACTATTAACTGACAGCACAGGAAAGGGCAACACTGTACAGGAATACTAGTGGACAAAAATCACATTAGGCCAAGTTCACACTTAAGCAATCTCAAACTCTGAATCGCGTTCAGTTCATATTACATGAGATCACAAGTAACTATTACATTTGCTTTCATTGGGAGGCAATTTTACTAAAATTGACAATTTCAGCGAACGAACGATCGCCCTCATTTTAACAATCGTTTGGTTCCTTGGACTTACCGATACACAGATTGTATCTTCGTATGTTACTTTCCATTAAGTGGCCGAATCTACACTTTCTGCCGGACCTCCAACCAGCAAACGGATGACCGCGGCTGCATCACACCGTCATCGCCAGGAAAGGCCTCTGCTGAAGAACATCTACTCCTTCCTTTGCTTGCGCCGAACACAGATCTGGGGTTGACATAGACCTCGTCAACTTAGCAACACCGCCTGCAGCTGACATGTCACTCGCCGCCAGTCCACCAAAACTGAAGATTGACACCAAACTCGTGATTGTGTCAATTTCCATAGTTGTGCGCGCGGTATCTTCTGCATCGTCACTGTCCGCGTCACTCACACCGCACTCCGTGAACAAGACCGCATCGTCTATGAAGACCGAGTCGTCACCCTCGGTGTCACTGCACTCCGTAGTCTTCGCTTTCTTGGGCAAAATTGAAGACACCGCCTCTTCCGTTTCCCACTCAGCTACGGCCCGTCTCCTCTTGAGGCACCTACTAGAAGATGGTTGTGACGCATTATTAGATCTGTCCCTGAACACTTTGTTGTCTTCACTGCGAGACGTATTGTCTAAATCGAAATACGTGGGAGAATCTGTAACAGTATGTGATGACACTGGGTTCTGACAATGAGAAGGCGCGTGGTTCTCCTTGTTATCCTCTTCACTCGACGCCGCTGCCGTATCCGTGCAACGTATGCACGACTGGTCAAGGAACTCTTGCAGAGGGCTGTCACTCGACGATCCTTCGCCGTCTTCTGAATGGATGTGGTCTGTAGTAGCTTCTGGTGACAGACTCACCTGACTGCTGTCGTCGTCGTAATTTTGCTCGTAACTTGCTTGATTCTGCTGCTGGGCACTCGAAACCGTAGCCGTGTAAATACCGCCTGTTGAATGCACCATGTGATACGCCTCCTCCATGAAGACGTAACGAGCCTTCTGCAGGACAGTCGCAACAAGCAAATTTTTGTGTAGGCTAACTCCCCCACGCTGTGCTCTCGACTGTGCAATCTTCGTCAGCGAAATGCTGATTAGTCTTTGAGCTTCTGTTGCCATGACAAGGCACAAACAACTTCAAAACTTATTACCGACAGCACTCACTTCACTTTGTCCGCCCTCTAAATCTTAATGTTGAAGCTGAATGAAACTTTGCGAATTCCCAAGCACAGCGTCTCTAACAGCTTTCCCGCTCCAACCACCTACGACGAAAGACTTCACTGGAATGGCTGTTGATGTCACCAACACCAATATAAGTAAGCTTCCGTTGTCCTGACGTCACGGCCTACTTATCAACCAATCAGCGGACGTCCTTCGCCTTTTAGAAACCGCAGGTTACCGACGCGACTGCTCTCTAGCGGCAGGATCCGTAAGCTACACCGAGATTCGCTGGCGTTGTGCGTTAAAGTTGGAGAAGGCGGAAACTAAGTAATTGGGGTCGTGTAAGGGAGTATAGTTCAGCTTCATGTGACTCGCTGTGTGTGTTATACACAACTACGTTCTATGGTACATTaccacaaaaatattttgcaatgtACTACACAGTCTGATAGTCTTTATTCGCCTGGTTAAGAGCCCTTCGTCATACTACTTTTTCATGGTTTTCAAAGTTAACAGTCTAGATGAATATGGCCAACTGAGTGTAAGTATTCTTGAAGTATCTCAGTGTTTCAATACAAGGAAGACATTTGTCAGTGGCGATATTATACGAATGTAGCTGCTTCTTTCCGTTATGGGTTGCCACGTAATGCATTCATCGCAGTCAACATTAAGGAAAAGCGACCCTGTAGGAGAAACggaaaaaaaatctttaaataatCACTAAATTACTTTCAAGTCGTCATATAACAGCAGAGAACGTTGTTATTCAGATAATTCTGAAAGAGGAATATCAGGTTATAATGTGAGTTATGCAATAAAAGTATTAAAAACAGTTAACCAGTCGAGAATGGCCTGTTTACTTAGGGATATGAGTACAGTGGATGGTATACACATATGTTAAAAGAGAAGGGACAATGTAATTGCCCCTCGTTTGCTCCAAACTTAAATACTGAGGACAGTGATACCGATTTGTCATTGTACATCTATGGGAAATGAGGCAGTGCCAAGACATCGTTTAGTGTAGCGCACAGAAGACGAAATATCAGATAAATTCCTTCCGACTGCATTTTTAATGAAGATTGTTATTGTTGAGGTATTATGAACGACTAGATTTTGTTTTCATATGCCTAATTATTTTCACTTTCTCCTTAACTTAACTTTTTTAATTGATAATTAGTGGAGTGGATGATACATGTGATAAACACTGTCATTCTAATCTGCACTTAGATTTTCGTTTTATTACAACTCTAGTAGAACTTTGTGTGTTGGAGATGATCATATGGAATGTATTCATCTATTTCTTATGTCAGTGTAAATGACAACCTGAAAGTTAGTTGCAAAGTAGCATTTGCATTTACAGTAGGCAGTCTGTTACCTGTTTTTGCTGGAGATAgtgatca
The genomic region above belongs to Schistocerca serialis cubense isolate TAMUIC-IGC-003099 chromosome 6, iqSchSeri2.2, whole genome shotgun sequence and contains:
- the LOC126485112 gene encoding uncharacterized protein LOC126485112 — encoded protein: MATEAQRLISISLTKIAQSRAQRGGVSLHKNLLVATVLQKARYVFMEEAYHMVHSTGGIYTATVSSAQQQNQASYEQNYDDDSSQVSLSPEATTDHIHSEDGEGSSSDSPLQEFLDQSCIRCTDTAAASSEEDNKENHAPSHCQNPVSSHTVTDSPTYFDLDNTSRSEDNKVFRDRSNNASQPSSSRCLKRRRAVAEWETEEAVSSILPKKAKTTECSDTEGDDSVFIDDAVLFTECGVSDADSDDAEDTARTTMEIDTITSLVSIFSFGGLAASDMSAAGGVAKLTRSMSTPDLCSAQAKEGVDVLQQRPFLAMTV